The following proteins come from a genomic window of Pyxidicoccus sp. MSG2:
- a CDS encoding MFS transporter, whose product MAALVDDASPSRSVFRHRDFRVYQTARLCAVLAMQIESVAIGWQVYELTGSALALGYTGLAQFLPFLAFSLLGGQVADRVDRRAILAVCQGVMLLCSLLLLIFTLGHIRDVRFVYGVLVLFGTARAFYSPAGSALTPHLVPREELTKAVAVNSTTWQVSTIAGPAVGGLLYGWMGATGAYVASASLCALTVGWILSLKVRTGSASTEKLSFATLVAGLRFVRRQRVLLGSITLDLFAVLLGGAVALLPIYARDVLHTGPWGLGLLRCAPAVGAALVAVFLAMRPVGERAGWKMFIAVAIFGAATLVFGVSRSLPLSLVALAVAGAADMISVVVRQTLEMVVTPDDMRGRVGAVNMMCIGASNELGEFRAGALAESVGAVHAVVVGAVGTLVVVALWAWIFPELRDVNRLDSVRE is encoded by the coding sequence ATGGCCGCCCTCGTCGACGACGCCTCCCCTTCCCGCTCGGTCTTCCGCCATCGTGACTTCCGCGTGTACCAGACGGCACGCCTGTGCGCGGTGCTCGCCATGCAGATCGAGTCCGTGGCCATTGGCTGGCAGGTGTACGAGCTGACGGGGAGCGCGCTGGCGCTCGGCTATACGGGCCTGGCCCAGTTCCTCCCCTTCCTCGCCTTCAGCCTGCTGGGCGGACAGGTGGCGGACCGGGTGGACCGGCGCGCCATCCTCGCGGTGTGCCAGGGGGTGATGCTGCTGTGCAGCCTGCTGCTGCTCATCTTCACCCTGGGGCACATCCGCGACGTGCGCTTCGTCTACGGCGTGCTGGTGCTCTTCGGCACCGCGCGCGCCTTCTATTCACCGGCGGGCTCCGCGCTCACGCCGCACCTGGTGCCGCGCGAGGAATTGACGAAGGCGGTGGCCGTCAACTCCACCACGTGGCAGGTGTCCACCATCGCCGGCCCGGCCGTGGGCGGCCTTCTCTACGGGTGGATGGGCGCCACGGGGGCCTACGTCGCGTCGGCTTCGCTGTGCGCGCTCACGGTGGGGTGGATTCTCTCGCTGAAGGTGCGCACGGGCAGCGCGTCCACGGAGAAGCTGTCCTTCGCCACGCTGGTGGCGGGACTGCGCTTCGTGCGACGGCAGCGGGTGCTGCTGGGCAGCATCACCCTGGACCTGTTCGCGGTGCTGCTGGGCGGCGCGGTGGCGCTGCTGCCCATCTATGCGCGGGACGTGCTGCACACCGGGCCGTGGGGCCTGGGCCTGCTGCGCTGCGCCCCGGCGGTGGGCGCCGCGTTGGTGGCCGTGTTCCTCGCCATGCGTCCGGTGGGTGAGCGTGCCGGGTGGAAGATGTTCATCGCGGTGGCCATCTTCGGCGCCGCCACGCTCGTCTTCGGTGTGAGTCGCTCCCTGCCGCTGTCGCTGGTGGCCCTGGCGGTGGCGGGCGCCGCCGACATGATCAGCGTGGTGGTGCGGCAGACCCTGGAGATGGTGGTGACGCCGGACGACATGCGTGGCCGCGTGGGTGCGGTGAACATGATGTGCATCGGCGCCTCCAACGAGCTGGGCGAGTTCCGCGCGGGCGCGCTCGCCGAGAGCGTGGGCGCCGTGCATGCGGTGGTGGTGGGCGCGGTGGGGACGCTGGTCGTGGTGGCGCTCTGGGCGTGGATCTTCCCGGAGCTGCGCGACGTGAACCGGCTGGACTCCGTCCGCGAATAG